In Patescibacteria group bacterium, a single window of DNA contains:
- a CDS encoding cytidine deaminase, protein MENIKFSNLTSLQKKLLAEAEKAMKEAYNPYSRFYVGAAVLTLDDKIITGANFENAAYYSVHAEQTALSRANAMGERKFKALAIITKGENFNTTEVSAPCGTCRQAIYESSQIGGVDIEIILSTTKKDKIVVCTISELLPLAFGPKDLEIDIKKYQ, encoded by the coding sequence ATGGAAAACATAAAATTCTCAAATCTGACTTCACTTCAGAAAAAACTTCTGGCTGAAGCAGAAAAAGCGATGAAAGAGGCTTATAATCCTTATTCCCGCTTTTATGTCGGAGCTGCGGTTTTAACTCTGGATGATAAAATTATCACCGGAGCTAATTTTGAAAATGCCGCCTATTACTCTGTCCATGCAGAACAAACAGCTTTGTCCAGGGCCAACGCTATGGGTGAACGTAAATTTAAAGCCTTGGCAATTATTACCAAAGGTGAAAATTTCAACACCACAGAAGTAAGCGCACCTTGTGGCACTTGCCGACAAGCTATTTACGAGTCAAGCCAAATCGGCGGTGTGGATATAGAAATAATTCTGTCCACAACGAAAAAGGACAAAATTGTCGTTTGCACTATCAGTGAGTTGTTACCTTTGGCTTTTGGTCCGAAAGATTTGGAAATTGATATCAAAAAATATCAATAA
- the mraY gene encoding phospho-N-acetylmuramoyl-pentapeptide-transferase: MLFEVIKVFILSTIAFVLAILLTPLLTRFLYKYKLGKQIRDTESAPIFSALHAKKSGTPTMGGLLIWITTAVLAVLFFYLSKLPHLEIFKSLNFLSRPQTLLPLGVLIASGLVGAFDDYLNVRKIGPKGGGLKMYHRILIYTFIAIVGAWWFYSKLQWDVVHIPFFGDFNIGLWYIPLFIFVIIATSFSVNETDGLDGLAGGILLIAFAAYGIIAFAQGRFDLACFCGVIIGTLIAFLWFNIYPARFFMGDTGAMSLGVTLGVIAMITNEFILLPIIGLILIIESMSVIVQLISKKIRHKKIFLSTPIHHHFEAIGWPEAQIVMRFWLINGVGAMLGLIIFLAEKMF; this comes from the coding sequence ATGTTATTTGAGGTTATTAAAGTTTTTATTCTTTCAACTATTGCTTTTGTTTTGGCTATTCTTTTAACACCATTGTTAACCCGTTTTCTTTATAAATATAAATTGGGGAAACAAATCCGAGACACGGAAAGCGCGCCGATTTTTTCCGCTCTTCATGCCAAAAAATCAGGCACTCCGACCATGGGAGGATTATTAATTTGGATTACGACTGCCGTTTTGGCGGTTTTATTTTTTTATTTGTCAAAATTGCCTCATTTGGAAATTTTTAAAAGTTTGAATTTTTTATCCCGTCCCCAGACACTTTTGCCTTTGGGCGTTCTGATCGCTTCCGGATTGGTGGGCGCTTTTGACGATTATTTGAATGTCAGAAAAATCGGACCAAAAGGCGGCGGATTAAAAATGTATCACCGAATTCTTATTTATACTTTTATCGCCATTGTCGGAGCTTGGTGGTTTTATTCAAAATTGCAATGGGACGTGGTTCATATTCCGTTTTTTGGAGATTTTAATATCGGTCTTTGGTATATTCCTTTGTTTATTTTTGTCATTATCGCCACTTCTTTTTCAGTTAATGAAACTGACGGCTTGGACGGTTTGGCGGGCGGTATTTTATTGATTGCTTTTGCCGCTTACGGCATTATCGCTTTTGCTCAGGGAAGATTTGACTTGGCCTGTTTTTGCGGTGTGATTATCGGAACTTTAATCGCTTTTCTTTGGTTTAATATTTATCCGGCCAGATTTTTTATGGGTGATACCGGCGCCATGTCTTTGGGCGTAACGCTTGGCGTGATTGCCATGATTACCAATGAATTTATTCTTTTGCCGATTATCGGGCTGATTTTAATCATTGAATCAATGTCAGTAATTGTTCAATTGATTTCCAAAAAAATCCGCCATAAAAAGATTTTTCTTTCCACACCGATTCATCATCATTTTGAAGCCATTGGTTGGCCGGAAGCTCAAATCGTAATGCGATTTTGGCTGATCAATGGAGTGGGAGCAATGCTTGGTCTGATTATCTTTTTAGCCGAAAAAATGTTTTAA